One segment of Leptospiraceae bacterium DNA contains the following:
- a CDS encoding AAA family ATPase produces the protein MYIKTLKINNWRSIKNAEVTLNEIMLLIGQNNHGKSNILSAFLFFFGEIKPEILDYHKGSNSLYVEATFTELNAQDKITFKKYLASDFSLTVRKTSSNENGIQYSGYCELPDDEWLLEENASKYTTRESIQWVPLQSYIPETGRISRQMILDAQTNI, from the coding sequence ATGTATATAAAAACATTAAAAATAAATAATTGGAGATCAATCAAAAATGCAGAAGTAACACTTAATGAGATTATGCTTTTAATTGGTCAGAATAATCACGGTAAGTCGAACATATTATCAGCATTCTTATTTTTCTTCGGCGAAATTAAACCAGAAATTTTGGATTATCATAAAGGTTCAAATAGCTTATACGTTGAAGCTACATTTACTGAATTAAATGCTCAAGATAAAATAACTTTTAAAAAGTATCTTGCTTCAGATTTTTCACTAACAGTAAGAAAAACTTCTTCCAATGAAAATGGAATTCAATACTCCGGTTACTGCGAATTACCCGATGATGAGTGGCTATTAGAGGAAAACGCTTCTAAGTATACAACTAGAGAAAGTATTCAGTGGGTTCCTTTACAAAGTTATATCCCAGAGACTGGTAGAATTTCTAGACAAATGATTCTTGATGCTCAGACAAATATATAG
- a CDS encoding HEPN domain-containing protein has protein sequence MSDRFELAKSWFNTANEDILAAEHEMRYEDAILRSVCFHCQQAVEKYIKGFIIYLDGEFSYTHDIFRLLNELKTYENELSLNDISPDKLTVYAVEARYPDPDTIITLDRAKEALAIAYEVRNRILEKIN, from the coding sequence ATGAGCGACAGGTTTGAACTTGCAAAGTCTTGGTTCAATACTGCCAATGAAGATATTCTAGCGGCAGAACACGAAATGCGCTATGAAGATGCAATCCTTAGATCCGTTTGTTTTCACTGTCAACAGGCAGTTGAAAAATATATTAAAGGATTTATAATATACCTTGATGGAGAGTTCTCTTATACGCATGATATCTTTCGTTTATTAAATGAACTTAAAACTTACGAGAATGAATTAAGCTTAAATGATATATCCCCGGATAAGCTTACCGTGTATGCAGTAGAAGCTCGCTATCCTGATCCTGATACGATAATTACGTTAGATCGCGCCAAAGAGGCTTTAGCCATTGCTTACGAAGTCAGGAATCGAATTTTAGAAAAAATAAATTAA
- a CDS encoding nucleotidyltransferase domain-containing protein, with translation MIDVISYIETLTNAIVENVKPEKVILFGSHAYGTPNKNSDIDILVIVKDSPLPRNERTGELYISMRKYYSNYSIDFVVYTEAEVQKWKTVRQAFITSVIKKGKLLYERQV, from the coding sequence ATGATTGATGTAATTTCTTATATTGAAACATTAACGAATGCTATTGTAGAAAATGTTAAGCCGGAGAAAGTTATTTTATTTGGTTCTCATGCCTATGGGACTCCAAACAAAAATAGTGATATTGATATTCTTGTTATCGTAAAAGATTCACCGTTACCTCGGAACGAGAGAACGGGAGAGTTGTATATTTCTATGAGAAAATATTATTCTAATTATTCCATTGATTTTGTTGTTTATACAGAAGCCGAAGTCCAAAAGTGGAAAACTGTAAGACAAGCATTTATTACCTCGGTCATCAAAAAAGGAAAGCTATTGTATGAGCGACAGGTTTGA
- a CDS encoding DUF4160 domain-containing protein translates to MPVIARFYGITIKMYFNDHLPPHFHAIYGEFNGIFSIDNLSMIEGDLPSRSIRLVEEWGSKYQTELIRMWETKDFIKLPELD, encoded by the coding sequence ATGCCAGTAATAGCTCGCTTTTACGGAATAACAATCAAGATGTACTTTAATGATCATTTGCCTCCACATTTTCACGCAATCTACGGCGAGTTTAATGGAATATTCTCAATTGATAATTTATCTATGATTGAAGGCGATTTACCATCTCGGTCTATTCGTTTAGTAGAAGAGTGGGGAAGTAAATACCAAACAGAATTAATTAGAATGTGGGAAACGAAAGACTTTATCAAGTTGCCGGAGCTAGACTAA
- a CDS encoding DEAD/DEAH box helicase, translated as MNLAKLFSRADDEVIRELIGKTSINILMNIFPEKSSPSKLKEIVFDLYSKEELLLNKKYRNLVFDLLKENELLDLFRALGEKPTPNPYDKIKTVSFARGKEKEAELFNFFELTTPLEVEKIEIPSIEEMEVGYPLFPHQIDAIDRLNLIIHSEYKRAILHMPTGAGKTRTAMNLIAEFLRKNEGALVIWLAYSEELCEQALNEFKKAWFHIGNRKINQYRFWGKFNLEINQIHEGFLVSGLSKMFNALKTSNDFISKLGSKTSLVVMDEAHQAIAESYKLILETLTVYNNSPLIGLTATPGRTYSDIEKDAELAKFFYQKKVTLAIKGYSNPIHYLQSEGYLAKTDFSMLTHNGHFALTQEELSEIKKDFDISEKILSRLGQNEIRNIEILKKFKHLVKRHTRIMFFGSSVEHSDMIASLLRAMDIEANSVTGRTSSEERNRIIQDFKSESNSVKVICNYGVLTTGFDAPKTSCAVIARPTKSLVLYSQMVGRAIRGIKQGGNNEAEIVTVIDTSLPGFRDMAEAFMNWEDIF; from the coding sequence ATGAACCTAGCTAAACTATTCTCACGTGCAGATGATGAAGTCATACGAGAGTTGATTGGAAAAACTTCCATCAATATCTTAATGAATATTTTTCCAGAGAAGTCGAGTCCTTCTAAATTGAAGGAGATTGTTTTCGATTTGTATTCTAAGGAAGAATTATTACTAAATAAGAAATATCGAAATTTAGTTTTCGATTTACTTAAAGAAAATGAGTTGTTAGATTTATTTCGTGCGTTAGGAGAAAAGCCTACACCGAATCCGTATGATAAAATTAAGACAGTTTCCTTTGCTAGGGGAAAAGAAAAAGAGGCTGAATTATTTAATTTCTTTGAACTTACTACACCGTTAGAAGTTGAAAAAATAGAAATACCTTCGATAGAGGAAATGGAAGTCGGTTATCCTTTGTTTCCTCATCAAATAGATGCAATAGACAGACTAAATTTGATTATCCACTCAGAATATAAAAGGGCAATTCTTCATATGCCTACCGGTGCTGGAAAGACTAGAACTGCTATGAATTTAATTGCTGAGTTTTTGCGAAAGAATGAAGGCGCTTTAGTTATCTGGCTTGCTTATAGTGAGGAACTTTGTGAGCAGGCTTTAAATGAATTCAAGAAAGCTTGGTTTCATATTGGCAATAGAAAGATAAATCAATATAGATTTTGGGGAAAGTTTAATTTAGAAATAAATCAAATACATGAAGGCTTTCTAGTTTCTGGACTTTCAAAAATGTTTAATGCATTAAAAACAAGTAATGACTTTATAAGTAAACTTGGTTCGAAAACTTCTTTAGTTGTTATGGATGAAGCTCATCAAGCAATTGCCGAATCTTATAAATTGATTCTGGAAACTTTAACGGTTTATAATAATTCACCGCTCATTGGATTAACTGCAACACCTGGACGGACTTATTCAGATATAGAAAAAGATGCAGAGTTAGCAAAATTCTTTTACCAAAAAAAAGTTACTCTTGCCATCAAAGGATATAGCAATCCAATTCATTATCTGCAATCCGAAGGATATTTAGCAAAAACAGATTTTTCAATGTTAACGCATAATGGTCATTTTGCATTAACCCAAGAAGAATTATCAGAGATTAAAAAAGATTTTGATATATCAGAAAAAATTCTATCTCGCCTTGGACAAAATGAAATTCGAAATATTGAAATATTAAAAAAATTTAAACATCTAGTTAAGCGGCATACAAGAATTATGTTCTTTGGTTCTTCTGTAGAGCATTCTGATATGATTGCTTCTCTACTTCGCGCAATGGACATTGAGGCAAATTCAGTTACAGGTAGAACATCTAGCGAAGAAAGAAATCGAATTATTCAAGATTTTAAAAGTGAATCAAATTCTGTAAAAGTGATTTGCAATTACGGAGTATTAACCACAGGCTTTGATGCGCCGAAGACAAGTTGTGCGGTAATTGCCCGTCCGACTAAATCCCTTGTCTTGTATTCTCAGATGGTTGGTCGTGCCATTCGAGGCATAAAGCAAGGCGGAAATAATGAAGCGGAAATTGTTACCGTGATTGATACAAGCCTTCCCGGGTTTAGGGATATGGCAGAAGCATTTATGAATTGGGAAGATATATTTTAG
- a CDS encoding DUF4007 family protein — protein MKLKLAGHETFYPREHWLFKGLNEQDAKVASLKAKQVSGFFKDLEESNEDYPTDYMGVGANMVKSIRHWVNVFGLLDKDDKSDFIKPILNYDPFLDKTATSWILHYNLITSETAPTTWFWFFTQSELVSFDKESFLRSYRDWLSTLDLKQTYSEKSLENDYQVLTAMYSRDDRDLFYPSQFASLGVLSFNPHYRRYSRSVNPDLDISILLYLFLLFRDRFFRGAETLDLENIRNIAESPLRALKIDVDHFFELSMKLPSKISKKVKLSRTAGIKTIQFFGLTKNDLLSEIYSNDKTENFLD, from the coding sequence ATGAAATTAAAATTAGCTGGACATGAGACTTTTTATCCTAGAGAACATTGGCTTTTTAAAGGGCTTAATGAACAGGATGCAAAGGTTGCTTCTTTAAAAGCAAAACAAGTCAGTGGTTTTTTTAAAGACCTGGAAGAGTCAAATGAAGATTATCCAACCGATTATATGGGAGTTGGGGCTAATATGGTGAAATCAATTCGCCACTGGGTCAATGTATTTGGACTTCTAGACAAAGACGATAAATCTGATTTTATAAAACCAATTTTAAATTACGATCCCTTTTTAGATAAGACTGCGACTAGTTGGATTCTTCATTATAATTTAATTACATCTGAAACTGCTCCAACTACCTGGTTTTGGTTTTTTACTCAGTCTGAGCTAGTTAGTTTTGACAAGGAGTCTTTTCTTCGTTCTTATAGAGACTGGCTTTCTACTCTTGATTTAAAGCAAACCTATTCGGAGAAATCACTCGAGAACGACTATCAGGTATTAACCGCAATGTATTCGAGAGACGATAGAGATTTATTTTATCCTTCTCAGTTTGCAAGCCTCGGAGTTCTTTCTTTTAATCCGCATTATCGCCGTTATTCGCGTAGTGTTAATCCTGATCTGGATATTTCCATTCTGCTTTATTTATTTTTACTTTTTAGGGATCGTTTCTTTCGTGGTGCTGAGACACTTGATCTAGAAAATATTCGTAACATTGCCGAGTCTCCTCTTCGTGCTCTTAAGATAGATGTAGATCATTTCTTTGAGCTTTCTATGAAGCTACCTTCTAAGATTTCTAAAAAAGTAAAACTCTCTCGCACTGCTGGAATTAAAACGATTCAATTCTTTGGGCTTACTAAAAATGATTTACTCTCTGAAATATACTCTAACGACAAGACTGAAAATTTCTTGGATTAA
- a CDS encoding AAA family ATPase, whose protein sequence is MEDNFSKITYTRKLEAGAFLGQKNIAKGIFGEVFYIPSVRNASDELSAKNNSVFSQIYSKILSNFSQKNEEYNNAKEKMINLVQRLNKKLLDGSDNMERPEELRSFENDLDEEMKFWETKIDVEISPPDIDDALRTSTTVWVDDGFRTDINRKGHGLQRSLIFGLIKVLAKSKLMDIQDNDLTPRQSSKSSFFIIEEPELYLHPQAQRQAFDSLRKLAGINSQVILCTHSSTFLDLNLYKSICIVKKMSDEEGTKCFQNTTDLFIDSDERDKFNIAYWINPDRAELFFAKKVILVEGPTDKTIIPFLAEKLNIFRHDYTIIDCSSKDSMPTYIKLLNAFKIPYIVIFDKDHQADKTKQAKEQADRISNKIISSIDSSLGKSIVFINDIEEEIGVSKDSNTGKPLAALKHVSNINYSINESIMEKIKIIYN, encoded by the coding sequence ATAGAAGATAATTTTTCAAAAATTACCTATACACGGAAATTAGAGGCGGGAGCATTTCTAGGTCAAAAAAATATTGCCAAAGGAATTTTTGGAGAGGTTTTCTACATTCCCTCAGTGCGAAATGCATCTGATGAACTAAGTGCAAAAAATAACTCAGTCTTTAGTCAAATATATTCAAAAATTTTATCTAATTTTTCGCAAAAGAATGAAGAATATAATAATGCTAAAGAAAAAATGATAAACTTAGTTCAAAGGTTAAATAAAAAACTTTTAGATGGTTCAGATAATATGGAAAGGCCAGAAGAGCTACGGAGTTTTGAAAATGATTTAGATGAGGAAATGAAATTTTGGGAAACAAAAATAGATGTAGAAATAAGTCCTCCAGATATTGATGACGCACTACGCACTAGCACTACGGTTTGGGTTGATGATGGATTTAGAACAGATATTAATCGGAAAGGTCATGGTCTACAAAGATCGTTAATTTTTGGATTAATAAAAGTTCTTGCTAAATCAAAATTAATGGATATTCAGGATAATGATCTTACTCCCCGTCAATCATCTAAATCTTCTTTTTTCATTATAGAAGAACCTGAATTATATCTACATCCGCAAGCACAAAGGCAGGCTTTCGATTCATTAAGGAAGTTAGCTGGAATAAATAGTCAGGTAATACTTTGTACACATTCAAGCACCTTTCTTGATTTAAATTTATATAAATCAATTTGTATCGTTAAGAAAATGTCGGATGAAGAAGGAACTAAATGCTTTCAGAATACAACTGATCTATTTATCGATTCTGATGAAAGGGATAAATTTAATATTGCCTATTGGATTAATCCAGATCGGGCGGAACTTTTCTTTGCAAAAAAAGTTATTCTAGTTGAAGGTCCAACGGATAAGACTATTATTCCGTTCTTAGCTGAAAAATTAAATATTTTTCGACATGATTATACAATAATTGATTGCTCTTCGAAAGATTCTATGCCCACTTATATTAAATTATTAAATGCATTTAAAATTCCGTACATTGTCATTTTTGATAAAGACCATCAGGCTGACAAAACAAAACAAGCAAAGGAACAGGCTGATAGAATTTCGAATAAAATAATTAGTAGTATTGATAGTTCTCTTGGTAAATCGATAGTTTTTATAAACGATATCGAAGAAGAAATTGGAGTATCTAAAGATAGCAACACAGGCAAGCCACTTGCAGCTTTAAAACATGTATCAAATATTAATTACTCCATTAACGAAAGTATTATGGAAAAAATTAAGATAATCTATAACTAA
- a CDS encoding ATP-binding protein produces the protein MLLGENNLINKNNTQRLHEIAILDDGKGMDEKTLRMSLQFGNGTNLNSASEESIGRFGMGLPASSISQCTKVEVWSWQNGVDNAYYTYLDINKINSLELSEIPKSVKNKIPEVYKKTSKNIGKTGTLIVWSNLDRILWKKADPLIKNSEFIIGRLYRKFIEKDKVVIRMVVFNYDNPKDISADKEALPNDPGYLMKKTSCPKPFDKSPMFEKDGDIQEIFIKYKGKEHKVKITYSLARLEARIFDGDSKNEWLTKEFKKASSGIQPGSTAHGEHARKNQGVSLVRANRELDLDDGWVIAHDVTERWWGVEISFPPGLDDIFGVTNNKQSASNFREIAQTEIKEILKNEQSYIAFLKELKDDEDIKSDLISIAKTINDRLRNLRTD, from the coding sequence TTGCTTCTTGGAGAAAACAATTTAATCAATAAAAATAATACTCAGAGACTTCATGAAATAGCTATCCTCGATGATGGAAAAGGGATGGATGAGAAGACTCTCCGTATGTCTCTTCAATTTGGCAATGGCACGAACCTGAATTCTGCAAGTGAAGAAAGTATTGGTAGATTTGGAATGGGCTTGCCTGCATCTTCAATATCACAATGCACTAAAGTAGAAGTTTGGTCATGGCAGAATGGAGTGGATAATGCATATTATACCTATCTCGATATTAATAAAATAAATAGTCTTGAACTAAGTGAAATTCCTAAGTCAGTTAAAAATAAAATTCCAGAGGTATACAAAAAAACAAGTAAGAATATTGGAAAGACTGGAACTTTAATTGTTTGGTCCAACTTGGATAGAATTCTTTGGAAGAAAGCAGATCCTTTAATAAAAAACTCTGAATTTATTATAGGTAGGCTTTACCGTAAATTTATAGAGAAGGATAAAGTCGTAATTCGTATGGTTGTGTTTAATTATGATAATCCGAAGGATATTTCTGCGGATAAGGAAGCGTTACCGAATGACCCAGGTTATTTGATGAAGAAAACTTCGTGTCCAAAGCCTTTCGACAAAAGCCCAATGTTCGAAAAGGATGGAGACATTCAGGAAATATTTATAAAATATAAAGGGAAAGAACATAAGGTAAAAATTACTTATAGTCTAGCTAGGTTAGAAGCTAGAATTTTTGATGGAGATTCAAAGAATGAATGGCTTACTAAGGAATTTAAAAAAGCTAGTTCAGGCATTCAGCCTGGTTCAACTGCTCATGGAGAGCATGCAAGAAAAAACCAAGGTGTTTCATTAGTACGTGCTAATAGAGAATTAGATTTAGACGATGGCTGGGTTATTGCACATGACGTAACCGAACGCTGGTGGGGAGTTGAAATTAGCTTTCCACCTGGCTTAGATGATATATTTGGAGTAACAAACAATAAGCAGTCTGCTAGTAATTTTCGTGAAATCGCTCAAACCGAAATAAAAGAAATTTTGAAAAATGAACAATCTTATATTGCATTTCTTAAAGAGTTAAAAGACGATGAAGACATTAAGTCTGATTTAATTAGTATTGCAAAAACGATTAATGATCGCTTAAGAAATTTACGTACAGATTAA
- a CDS encoding DUF2442 domain-containing protein has product MANDNNPTQLKPPRINKIYIDKHTIYVLFLDNAIKKYDISPLLEKKTFNKLKNLSYLKTAKVDSGGYGISWDDDCDLSENELWTKGVPITDIQELAKLHLLFVESKSY; this is encoded by the coding sequence ATGGCTAACGATAATAATCCAACACAATTAAAACCTCCTAGAATCAATAAAATTTACATCGACAAACATACTATTTATGTATTATTTCTGGATAATGCTATCAAGAAATATGATATATCTCCCTTGTTAGAAAAAAAAACATTTAACAAATTAAAAAATCTTTCCTACCTGAAAACGGCAAAGGTTGATTCCGGTGGTTATGGAATAAGCTGGGACGATGATTGCGACCTGAGTGAAAACGAACTGTGGACAAAAGGTGTGCCTATCACAGATATACAAGAATTAGCTAAACTTCATTTGCTATTTGTAGAGTCGAAAAGCTATTAG